In Scleropages formosus chromosome 20, fSclFor1.1, whole genome shotgun sequence, a single window of DNA contains:
- the LOC108923909 gene encoding uncharacterized protein LOC108923909, translated as MKTLPFLLSAFLAAVTCQDAPTVSILQKFTDIYLGDTLVLRCSGSGSGDVKWYHKDTPVAHTKPVWIVPVLSAKGTLSYSCEQNGKKSSTLTHKINRYMPPGILSIKTGNSVVPNGESVILNLEVDGDLNGWICFTIKGEKAYATVFQKELIEQKINNIDFQSSPISIEQSPLIYWCKKRGTNTRSNTVTLTATNKKAVLVSHPDLPVSGTEVILECIVPGARTVEKVIFYKNDKEVVPYQSGKTYTIKNMTEDYYAPYYCNASYKYIENSNRLSDSSNVQKLEGREASLKAVISGDASHPKCSCFECPTSAEYRYYKDLEDGGKQLFNTASNLQPGMYSCRAVWDLGVSMMSDPKKMDNGENLEIPIIVILIVIALILILIGIAIIVIWKKRRTEALYQEVPLRAVKSNKGDGGYQDLQEARSGTRGGDYETLKGEREQGGEVEGARPERGYEALKTAPGAEKDTVYHTIKPEGSDGASKGDAIKGEEVKGREGGYEALKIAKEEEKEGLYQTIGQDEVKQE; from the exons ATGAAAACCCTTCCATTTCTTCTTTCAG CGTTTTTGGCAGCTGTGACATGTCAAGATGCACCAACAG TGAGTATTTTGCAGAAGTTTACCGATATCTACCTGGGGGATACACTGGTGCTCAGGTGCTCAGGCTCAGGCTCAGGTGACGTCAAATGGTACCACAAGGATACGCCTGTGGCTCATACGAAACCCGTGTGGATCGTCCCAGTGCTGTCCGCGAAGGGCACGCTTTCATATTCTTGTGAGCAGAACGGAAAGAAGAGCAGCACCCTTACACATAAAATCAATA GATACATGCCCCCGGGGATCCTGTCCATAAAGACTGGAAATTCCGTGGTGCCCAACGGCGAATCGGTCATACTGAACCTTGAGGTGGATGGAGATCTAAATGGATGGATCTGTTTTACAATTAAGGGAGAAAAAGCTTATGCCACCGTTTTTCAAAAAGAACTGATTgaacaaaaaattaacaatataGATTTTCAGAGCTCTCCCATCTCCATCGAGCAAAGCCCTCTTATTTACTGGtgtaaaaaaagaggaacaaacACCAGAAGCAACACTGTCACTCTGACAGCCACAA ACAAAAAAGCAGTATTGGTTTCCCaccctgatttacccgtttCTGGCACGGAGGTGATTTTGGAGTGCATAGTGCCCGGTGCACGGACAGttgaaaaagttattttttataaaaatgacaAGGAAGTGGTTCCCTATCAATCAGGGAAGACCTATACTATTAAAAACATGACAGAAGACTATTATGCTCCATACTACTGCAATGCCAGTTACAAATATATAGAGAACAGCAACAGACTAAGCGACAGTTCGAACGTTCAAAAACTTGAAGGCAGAG aGGCATCTCTGAAAGCAGTGATTTCTGGGGATGCGTCTCACCCGAAGTGTTCCTGCTTTGAATGTCCAACATCTGCCGAATACCGGTACTACAAGGACTTGGAGGACGGCGGAAAACAACTGTTTAATACAGCTTCGAACCTGCAGCCGGGGATGTACAGCTGCAGGGCGGTGTGGGACTTGGGAGTCTCCATGATGAGCGATCCCAAAAAGA TGGACAACGGAGAGAATCTCGAAATCCCTATAATTGTGATTTTAATTGTGATTGcactgattctgattctgattggAATTGCGATAATTGTCATCTGGAAAAAACGAAGGA CCGAAGCCTTGTACCAAGAGGTGCCACTCAGGGCTGTGAAGTCCAACAAAGGGGATGGAGGTTACCAGGACCTCCAAGAAGCCCGGAGCGGAACGAGAGGTGGCGACTATGAGACCCTGAAGGGAGAAAGAGAGCAGGGGGGAGAGGTGGAAGGAGCCAGACCAGAGAGAGGGTACGAGGCTTTGAAAACTGCACCTGGAGCAGAGAAGGACACTGTTTACCACACGATTAAACCAGAGGGGTCTGATGGTGCATCGAAGGGTGATGCCATCAAAGGGGAGGAGGTTAAAGGGCGAGAGGGGGGGTACGAGGCACTGAAAATTGctaaagaagaagagaaggaaggCTTGTACCAGACGATAGGACAAGATGAGGTTAAACAAGAGTAG